In Phycisphaerae bacterium, one genomic interval encodes:
- a CDS encoding lipoate--protein ligase family protein, which yields MALVGDWRWISDGPADGPVNMARDEAILLSVSEGGAPPTLRFYRWSPPTVSLGYFQSYSDYAALPPPAGGLPVVRRLTGGGAILHDLELTYSLVLPSNHPLLPACGAAGLYDVVHDAFARFLTNLGVSVIKGPSASGGASHRGPFFCFDRHNRFDLLTDGRKIMGSAQRRLRTAILQHGSLILDNRFQQQCCASVAEYAPVVINTWLPRLVEEITRAPAGKPAKLSNGELETAERLVFKYRDEQWTRRR from the coding sequence ATGGCTCTTGTGGGTGACTGGCGATGGATCAGTGACGGGCCGGCCGACGGCCCGGTCAACATGGCGCGTGATGAAGCGATTCTCCTGTCCGTATCGGAAGGAGGCGCCCCGCCTACGTTGCGTTTCTATCGATGGTCGCCGCCCACCGTCTCGCTTGGCTATTTCCAGTCCTACTCGGACTATGCCGCATTGCCGCCGCCGGCCGGAGGCCTACCGGTGGTTCGACGGCTCACGGGCGGCGGCGCCATCCTTCATGATCTGGAATTGACCTATTCTCTCGTGTTGCCGTCAAATCATCCGTTGCTGCCCGCGTGCGGTGCCGCCGGCCTGTACGACGTCGTTCACGACGCCTTCGCCCGCTTCCTGACGAATCTGGGAGTCTCGGTGATCAAAGGACCTTCCGCATCGGGCGGCGCGTCACATCGAGGGCCGTTCTTCTGCTTCGATCGCCACAACCGTTTCGATCTGCTCACGGACGGGCGTAAGATCATGGGAAGCGCGCAAAGGCGTTTGCGCACAGCGATCCTTCAACATGGTTCGCTCATTCTGGACAACCGGTTTCAGCAACAGTGCTGCGCGAGCGTGGCGGAGTATGCGCCGGTCGTCATCAACACCTGGCTGCCGCGGCTGGTCGAGGAGATCACCCGTGCCCCGGCCGGCAAACCCGCGAAGCTCAGCAACGGCGAGTTGGAGACGGCTGAGCGACTGGTATTCAAGTACCGCGATGAGCAGTGGACGCGGAGGCGATGA
- a CDS encoding site-2 protease family protein encodes MLEGLIGLSAVGQAVPLLGSVMGTLFGYVLIILGFSFLIFVHELGHFLAAKGCGVRVDRFAVGFGRALCSYRKGLGFRWGSSEEQYLERLREHVERKRQAELQFKEKTSVTDEELARAAQELKLGETEYRFNWMPLGGYVKMQGQEDFEIDKSGEIEVKNDPRSFLNKSVGRRMIIVSSGVVMNAIFAGILFMITYMIGKPAIPPIVGGVMPGWPADRAGLLPGDRIIEVNGERITDFDGLRMATILADPNKPMSIVFERQEHKDGPPVRNTVEIQPNMDDVLGVLVLGIRSGGNNIIAGVWPDPKLAPEEQPQIGDEVLEADGRKITNSQDLLAVLQRRQGDYARLVVRRRLEDGTNVTREVKARALRRLLPRGEGKESDQELLGFMPRTCVASVEPNKRADLAGLKAGDVILKWGEQPDPTASEVRDAIAANPERDIRVRVLRHEGSQPPQHVWLVVRPAAGALGRGRPHVGMNMEADAEGPPFVAGIALEVREGVPTAAAPLKEKMPRGSLITSINGEPVATWGEVVDRFFKFAGGEVQVAWRTPEGLEQRGSIRVPATLGTIFPLPGDHVIVRIDDRRTAEVKIRDQYTPVPVGTWLGASHALEMCIGRKIEIEHRGMQGNAGHTELVEVTREMLDTWPMRIAYDRVTLETYALREHFREPNPIKAMMIGARQTYYFIETVYLVIQRMVVDRTVGFDTVAGPIGIVKAGSDIAQENFSSLLYFLALISANLAVINFLPLPIFDGGVMVFLIIEKIKGSPIPLRVQVVTQLVGLALIVTIFVYVMLNDIQRIFG; translated from the coding sequence ACATTATTCGGCTACGTGCTGATCATCCTTGGTTTCTCGTTCCTGATCTTCGTACACGAACTGGGACACTTCCTGGCCGCCAAGGGCTGCGGGGTCCGGGTGGATCGTTTCGCCGTCGGTTTCGGCAGGGCCTTGTGCTCTTATCGGAAAGGTCTCGGTTTCCGCTGGGGATCCTCCGAGGAGCAATACCTGGAGCGATTGAGGGAACACGTGGAGCGCAAGCGGCAAGCCGAGCTTCAGTTCAAGGAGAAGACTTCAGTCACCGACGAAGAGCTGGCACGCGCTGCCCAGGAATTGAAGCTCGGTGAAACCGAGTATCGCTTCAATTGGATGCCCCTCGGCGGCTACGTGAAGATGCAGGGGCAGGAAGACTTCGAAATCGATAAATCCGGCGAGATCGAGGTTAAGAACGATCCTCGCTCGTTCCTGAACAAGTCGGTCGGACGCCGGATGATCATCGTTTCCTCCGGCGTGGTCATGAATGCCATATTCGCCGGAATTCTATTCATGATCACTTACATGATCGGCAAGCCGGCAATTCCGCCGATTGTCGGCGGAGTCATGCCGGGTTGGCCCGCGGATCGCGCCGGCCTCCTGCCCGGTGATCGGATCATCGAAGTTAACGGCGAGCGCATCACCGATTTCGACGGCCTTCGGATGGCCACCATTCTGGCCGACCCCAACAAGCCGATGTCCATCGTCTTCGAGAGACAGGAGCACAAGGATGGTCCGCCCGTCAGGAATACCGTCGAGATTCAGCCCAACATGGATGACGTCTTGGGCGTGCTTGTGCTCGGAATCCGTTCCGGCGGAAACAACATTATTGCCGGCGTCTGGCCGGATCCCAAGCTTGCTCCCGAGGAGCAGCCGCAAATCGGTGACGAGGTCCTGGAGGCCGACGGACGCAAAATCACGAACTCTCAGGATCTTCTGGCCGTCCTCCAGCGGCGACAGGGGGATTATGCCCGACTTGTTGTTCGTCGGAGGCTGGAGGACGGTACCAACGTCACCCGCGAGGTGAAGGCAAGAGCCCTGCGTCGCCTGCTGCCTCGCGGCGAAGGCAAAGAGAGCGATCAGGAATTGTTGGGTTTCATGCCGCGAACCTGCGTCGCGTCAGTTGAGCCGAACAAGCGAGCCGACCTCGCGGGGCTCAAGGCCGGTGACGTGATCCTGAAATGGGGCGAGCAACCGGACCCGACGGCTTCCGAAGTTCGTGACGCGATCGCTGCCAACCCCGAGCGAGACATACGGGTGAGGGTGCTCCGGCACGAAGGCTCGCAACCACCCCAGCACGTGTGGCTCGTGGTGCGGCCCGCTGCCGGCGCCTTGGGACGGGGCAGACCTCACGTAGGCATGAACATGGAAGCCGACGCCGAGGGGCCGCCGTTCGTCGCGGGTATTGCACTCGAGGTCCGCGAGGGCGTTCCTACGGCGGCTGCGCCATTGAAGGAGAAGATGCCGCGAGGTTCGCTGATCACGAGCATAAACGGTGAGCCGGTCGCAACCTGGGGCGAGGTGGTTGATCGATTCTTCAAGTTCGCCGGGGGCGAGGTTCAGGTGGCATGGCGCACGCCCGAAGGGCTGGAGCAGCGCGGCAGCATTCGCGTGCCGGCGACGCTTGGAACAATCTTCCCCTTGCCCGGCGATCACGTCATTGTCAGGATCGACGACCGTCGCACCGCGGAGGTTAAGATCCGGGATCAGTATACTCCTGTCCCGGTCGGTACCTGGTTGGGCGCGAGTCATGCTCTCGAAATGTGTATCGGCCGGAAGATCGAGATCGAGCACCGCGGCATGCAGGGTAACGCCGGCCATACTGAGCTGGTCGAGGTGACCAGGGAAATGCTCGACACGTGGCCGATGAGAATCGCGTATGATCGCGTGACTTTGGAAACGTATGCGCTTCGCGAGCACTTCCGCGAACCCAACCCGATCAAGGCCATGATGATCGGTGCCCGCCAGACGTACTACTTCATTGAAACGGTCTACCTGGTCATTCAGCGAATGGTTGTCGATCGTACCGTCGGGTTTGACACGGTGGCCGGACCGATCGGCATCGTGAAGGCCGGAAGCGACATCGCCCAGGAAAACTTCAGCAGCCTGCTCTATTTCCTCGCGCTGATCTCGGCCAACCTGGCGGTGATCAACTTCCTTCCGTTGCCCATCTTCGACGGCGGTGTCATGGTCTTTCTGATCATCGAGAAGATCAAAGGAAGCCCGATCCCGCTCAGGGTTCAGGTGGTTACCCAGCTCGTCGGACTGGCCCTGATCGTCACCATCTTCGTCTACGTGATGCTGAACGATATTCAGCGGATTTTCGGCTGA
- a CDS encoding 3D domain-containing protein, with protein MTALFVAVLVMAPGVGEWEPVVMDVSAYCPCPLCCGAHASGITASGKPAVGKLIAAPSSYAFGTEMRVPGYGTAKVLDRGGAIKSAGEWVRNVKIGDEKVADVKLQHDRIDLLFPTHAEALKWGRQTLTVWVRR; from the coding sequence ATGACCGCTTTGTTTGTCGCAGTATTGGTAATGGCACCAGGCGTTGGAGAGTGGGAGCCCGTGGTGATGGACGTTTCGGCGTATTGTCCCTGTCCGCTGTGCTGCGGAGCCCATGCCAGCGGGATTACCGCCAGTGGCAAGCCGGCGGTTGGCAAGCTGATCGCAGCTCCATCGTCTTACGCCTTTGGTACGGAGATGCGGGTTCCCGGTTATGGGACAGCCAAGGTGCTCGACCGCGGCGGAGCGATCAAATCGGCGGGGGAATGGGTACGCAACGTAAAGATCGGTGATGAGAAAGTGGCGGACGTCAAACTGCAACACGATCGGATTGATCTGCTGTTTCCGACGCATGCCGAGGCCCTCAAGTGGGGTCGGCAAACCCTGACGGTGTGGGTCAGGCGTTAA
- the gcvPB gene encoding aminomethyl-transferring glycine dehydrogenase subunit GcvPB, with protein sequence MSAEPIGATRNKDALGRAALPPPERLVFELSAPGNSAVSLPAGDTPAIDAASVIPPELLADEPPPLPEIGELDLVRHYTRLAHRQFSVDGNFYPLGSCTMKYNPKVGERVSSLPGFTELHPLQPAEDVQGILELLYHLRIFLAEIAGLAEVTLQPCAGAHGEMTGLKIISAWHRSRGEARPKVLAPDTAHGTNPASCAVCGRQIVTVASRRDGRVDLDDLRRKVDDRTAALMITNPNTAGLFDPQIAEIADILHTKGALLYLDGANMNAILGIARPGDFGVDVMHFNLHKSFGTPHGCGGPGSGPVAVAERLRGFLPGPQVVRGEDGRYDWAAPGPQSIGRVRWFYGQIGILIRAYAYIRMLGPEGLREVSEKAVLSANYLAARLRDHYRFPFDPPYAHEFIMVPEFREQGVTEIDIAKRLIDHSFHPPTMSWPVHHCLMVEPTESESLATLDHFADVLIQIAREAREEPEVLRQAPLTMPVHRLDEVTAARKPDLRRRSEQDSSK encoded by the coding sequence ATGAGCGCGGAGCCGATCGGAGCTACGAGGAACAAAGATGCCCTTGGACGAGCTGCACTGCCGCCGCCGGAAAGACTCGTCTTCGAGCTCAGCGCTCCTGGCAATTCCGCCGTCTCGCTGCCGGCCGGCGATACACCTGCCATCGACGCCGCATCCGTCATTCCCCCGGAGTTGTTGGCCGATGAGCCGCCCCCCCTTCCGGAGATCGGCGAACTCGATCTTGTGCGTCACTACACGCGACTGGCTCATCGCCAGTTCAGTGTTGACGGCAACTTTTACCCGCTTGGCTCATGCACAATGAAGTACAACCCCAAAGTCGGTGAGCGGGTATCCTCCTTACCCGGCTTCACCGAACTGCACCCGCTCCAGCCTGCGGAGGACGTACAGGGCATCCTGGAGCTGCTCTATCACTTGCGCATATTTCTGGCGGAGATTGCCGGTCTGGCGGAGGTGACCCTGCAACCTTGCGCGGGGGCCCACGGCGAGATGACCGGTCTGAAAATCATCAGTGCCTGGCATCGCAGCCGCGGGGAAGCAAGACCGAAGGTGTTGGCTCCCGATACGGCGCACGGCACCAATCCGGCATCCTGCGCAGTCTGCGGACGGCAAATAGTGACGGTGGCTTCCCGCCGCGACGGCCGGGTCGATCTGGACGATCTTCGCCGCAAGGTGGACGACCGGACGGCCGCTCTCATGATCACCAACCCGAACACCGCCGGGCTTTTCGATCCCCAGATTGCCGAAATAGCCGACATTCTGCACACCAAGGGCGCTCTGCTCTATCTTGATGGTGCGAACATGAACGCGATCCTGGGGATCGCACGTCCGGGCGATTTCGGCGTTGACGTGATGCACTTCAATCTTCACAAGAGCTTCGGGACCCCGCACGGTTGTGGCGGACCGGGTTCCGGTCCCGTCGCGGTCGCCGAACGGCTGCGCGGCTTCCTTCCCGGACCGCAAGTCGTCCGCGGTGAAGACGGCCGCTACGATTGGGCAGCCCCGGGCCCCCAATCCATCGGCCGCGTCCGCTGGTTTTACGGGCAGATCGGGATCCTCATCCGTGCCTACGCATACATCCGCATGCTCGGCCCCGAGGGGTTGCGCGAGGTCAGCGAGAAAGCGGTCCTCTCCGCCAACTACCTTGCCGCCCGCCTCCGCGACCATTACCGCTTCCCCTTCGATCCGCCCTATGCCCATGAATTCATCATGGTCCCGGAGTTTCGAGAGCAAGGCGTCACCGAGATCGACATTGCCAAGCGTCTCATCGACCACTCGTTTCACCCGCCAACGATGAGCTGGCCCGTGCATCACTGCCTGATGGTCGAGCCGACCGAGAGCGAGTCACTTGCAACGCTTGATCACTTCGCGGACGTTCTGATCCAGATCGCGAGAGAAGCCCGCGAAGAGCCCGAGGTTCTTCGCCAGGCACCGCTTACGATGCCCGTGCATCGCCTCGATGAAGTCACCGCGGCCCGCAAGCCCGATCTCCGCCGGCGGTCTGAGCAGGACTCGAGTAAATGA